The following coding sequences lie in one Phyllopteryx taeniolatus isolate TA_2022b chromosome 4, UOR_Ptae_1.2, whole genome shotgun sequence genomic window:
- the ccdc85al gene encoding coiled-coil domain containing 85A, like isoform X1 translates to MEKATPPPQPQVQLSIAKTDSPADDISGLSDEELLKWTKEDLVRRLRRSEADKMSVILDHGNLIREVNRSLQLHLNEIRGLKDINQKLQEDNRELRDLCCFLDDDRQKGKRVSREWQRLGRYSSSIMRKEVTLYLQKLKELEFRQEEVIRENLELKELCLLLDEDKGIVSGGGGTGGSVGMGVGSRNSIDSQNSLLLVPGQGLLMRDVGDGSSTSSAGSADSSDHHQHKQTHLTVGVGGVGNGREKGSPELAHKPRCSSISAIGGGIADREASSPEHPAGRNRSTSLEYPYTLPQLCRPRCGSISVPDHSRVMRGLSPEKYGRNVGRSSPEQHPKHYSSDLLLGQRQHYLGQGGSGDLFQKHHRSSISSTACESPEPRHAHLGTSEHVEKGCIVQGGSPETHRHQYSLSPDHGKFGSPIRDAQRRSAGDELSPHHRSIYNGMNDHNVICEHHGPWGVQSNLICQPIHHHCKKEVAQG, encoded by the exons ATGGAGAAAGCAACTCCACCGCCCCAGCCTCAGGTGCAGCTGTCAATAGCCAAGACCGACAGTCCGGCGGACGACATCTCCGGCTTGTCCGATGAGGAACTGCTCAAATGGACCAAGGAGGACCTGGTGAGGCGGCTGAGACGCTCCGAGGCCGACAAGATGAGCGTGATTCTGGACCACGGAAATCTCATCCGAGAGGTCAACCGCAGTTTACAGTTGCACTTGAACGAGATCAGGGGGCTGAAG GACATCAATCAGAAACTGCAGGAAGACAACCGTGAACTGCGAGACTTGTGCTGCTTCCTGGACGATGACCGCCAAAAAGGAAAGCGTGTTTCCAGGGAGTGGCAGCGTCTGGGCCGTTACAGCTCAAGCATTATGCGCAAAGAGGTGACCCTCTATCTCCAAAAACTCAAGGAATTAGAGTTTCGACAGGAGGAGGTCATCCGTGAGAACTTGGAGCTGAAAGAGCTCTGTCTCCTCCTGGATGAGGACAAAGGAATAGTAAGTGGAGGTGGAGGAACTGGCGGGAGTGTTGGAATGGGCGTGGGGTCCCGAAACTCCATAGACAGCCAGAACAGTTTGCTGCTGGTTCCTGGGCAGGGGCTCCTAATGAGGGATGTTGGGGATGGGAGCAGCACCTCTAGCGCAGGGAGTGCTGACAGCTCAGATCACCATCAGCATAAGCAAACTCACCTGACTGTCGGAGTGGGCGGTGTtggaaatggcagggaaaaaggGAGTCCTGAGCTGGCGCATAAACCTAGATGTAGCAGCATCAGTGCCATAGGAGGAGGAATAGCAGACAGGGAGGCGTCAAGCCCCGAACACCCGGCCGGGCGCAACCGGAGTACAAGTTTGGAGTACCCGTACACTTTGCCCCAACTCTGTCGACCACGTTGCGGTTCCATATCAGTGCCTGACCACAGCCGGGTCATGCGAGGCTTGAGCCCAGAGAAATATGGAAGGAACGTGGGACGAAGTAGTCCAGAGCAGCACCCAAAGCACTACAGCTCTGACCTTCTTTTAGGCCAGAGGCAGCACTACCTGGGCCAGGGTGGCAGCGGCGACCTCTTTCAGAAGCACCACAGGAGCAGTATTAGCAGTACTGCTTGTGAGAGCCCTGAGCCTCGTCATGCACATTTAGGGACAAGTGAGCATGTTGAAAAAGGTTGTATAGTTCAAGGGGGCAGTCCTGAGACTCATAGGCACCAATACAGTCTGAGTCCTGACCATGGGAAGTTTGGCAGCCCAATTAGAGATGCGCAGAGGAGGTCAGCTGGAGACGAGTTGTCACCACATCACCGGAGCATCTACAACGGGATGAATG atcacaatgtcatctgcgaacatcatggtccatggggagtccagtctaacctcatctgtcagcctatccatcaccactgcaaaaaggaagtggctcagggctga
- the ccdc85al gene encoding coiled-coil domain containing 85A, like isoform X2 → MEKATPPPQPQVQLSIAKTDSPADDISGLSDEELLKWTKEDLVRRLRRSEADKMSVILDHGNLIREVNRSLQLHLNEIRGLKDINQKLQEDNRELRDLCCFLDDDRQKGKRVSREWQRLGRYSSSIMRKEVTLYLQKLKELEFRQEEVIRENLELKELCLLLDEDKGIVSGGGGTGGSVGMGVGSRNSIDSQNSLLLVPGQGLLMRDVGDGSSTSSAGSADSSDHHQHKQTHLTVGVGGVGNGREKGSPELAHKPRCSSISAIGGGIADREASSPEHPAGRNRSTSLEYPYTLPQLCRPRCGSISVPDHSRVMRGLSPEKYGRNVGRSSPEQHPKHYSSDLLLGQRQHYLGQGGSGDLFQKHHRSSISSTACESPEPRHAHLGTSEHVEKGCIVQGGSPETHRHQYSLSPDHGKFGSPIRDAQRRSAGDELSPHHRSIYNGMNALISAGCCTNNCRNVKLWDSFDASS, encoded by the exons ATGGAGAAAGCAACTCCACCGCCCCAGCCTCAGGTGCAGCTGTCAATAGCCAAGACCGACAGTCCGGCGGACGACATCTCCGGCTTGTCCGATGAGGAACTGCTCAAATGGACCAAGGAGGACCTGGTGAGGCGGCTGAGACGCTCCGAGGCCGACAAGATGAGCGTGATTCTGGACCACGGAAATCTCATCCGAGAGGTCAACCGCAGTTTACAGTTGCACTTGAACGAGATCAGGGGGCTGAAG GACATCAATCAGAAACTGCAGGAAGACAACCGTGAACTGCGAGACTTGTGCTGCTTCCTGGACGATGACCGCCAAAAAGGAAAGCGTGTTTCCAGGGAGTGGCAGCGTCTGGGCCGTTACAGCTCAAGCATTATGCGCAAAGAGGTGACCCTCTATCTCCAAAAACTCAAGGAATTAGAGTTTCGACAGGAGGAGGTCATCCGTGAGAACTTGGAGCTGAAAGAGCTCTGTCTCCTCCTGGATGAGGACAAAGGAATAGTAAGTGGAGGTGGAGGAACTGGCGGGAGTGTTGGAATGGGCGTGGGGTCCCGAAACTCCATAGACAGCCAGAACAGTTTGCTGCTGGTTCCTGGGCAGGGGCTCCTAATGAGGGATGTTGGGGATGGGAGCAGCACCTCTAGCGCAGGGAGTGCTGACAGCTCAGATCACCATCAGCATAAGCAAACTCACCTGACTGTCGGAGTGGGCGGTGTtggaaatggcagggaaaaaggGAGTCCTGAGCTGGCGCATAAACCTAGATGTAGCAGCATCAGTGCCATAGGAGGAGGAATAGCAGACAGGGAGGCGTCAAGCCCCGAACACCCGGCCGGGCGCAACCGGAGTACAAGTTTGGAGTACCCGTACACTTTGCCCCAACTCTGTCGACCACGTTGCGGTTCCATATCAGTGCCTGACCACAGCCGGGTCATGCGAGGCTTGAGCCCAGAGAAATATGGAAGGAACGTGGGACGAAGTAGTCCAGAGCAGCACCCAAAGCACTACAGCTCTGACCTTCTTTTAGGCCAGAGGCAGCACTACCTGGGCCAGGGTGGCAGCGGCGACCTCTTTCAGAAGCACCACAGGAGCAGTATTAGCAGTACTGCTTGTGAGAGCCCTGAGCCTCGTCATGCACATTTAGGGACAAGTGAGCATGTTGAAAAAGGTTGTATAGTTCAAGGGGGCAGTCCTGAGACTCATAGGCACCAATACAGTCTGAGTCCTGACCATGGGAAGTTTGGCAGCCCAATTAGAGATGCGCAGAGGAGGTCAGCTGGAGACGAGTTGTCACCACATCACCGGAGCATCTACAACGGGATGAATG